The nucleotide sequence ATCAGCTGCATTCGTATCTACTGGTGTACCATCCTTTTTGGTGCGAGACTTGATCCAAACATCTAGTCTTGTCACGCTGGAAGGATCTTCACTTTCAGCTTTCtgttccagaaaacaaaatttcagtaaCAGTACAAGcactatgtataataataaacaacataGTTGTAGTATATATGCTTGCCATTTCTTCTGTTAGTCTGCTGATCCCTTTACGACTAGTGGTGTGAGGtatctgattctttctttttgctttatatttctcaCTCACGGCCTAATAATGAAACATGTTAATTACTAATCACCAATCAACTACTAAACAATTATAATCACAAGTAATTACCTTAAATGCAGCACTAGTTTTGAGTTTGACAAATTTTTGCCAATCAACAGGACCAATATTTGGTGGTCTCAAATTCATCCTCTCTTGGTTATTTGCAGCCAAATTTATAGCCTTCACCGTGACAGACTTGTGTGATCGCCACAAATGTCCCATCTGGTGAATCACAGATATCCTTTGCCAATCTTCATCAAGCTCAAACCTTGCCTGCATTCACTTACACTCACACCATNNNNNNNNNNNNNNNNNNNNNNNNNNNNNNNNNNNNNNNNNNNNNNNNNNNNNNNNNNNNNNNNNNNNNNNNNNNNNNNNNNNNNNNNNNNNNNNNNNNNNNNNNNNNNNNNNNNNNNNNNNNNNNNNNNNNNNNNNNNNNNNNNNNNNNNNNNNNNNNNNNNNNNNNNNNNNNNNNNNNNNNNNNNNNNNNNNNNNNNNNNNNNNNNNNNNNNNNNNNNNNNNNNNNNNNNNNNNNNNNNNNNNNNNNNNNNNNNNNNNNNNNNNNNNNNNNNNNNNNNNNNNNNNNNNNNNNNNNNNNNNNNNNNNNNNNNNNNNNNNNNNNNNNNNNNNNNNNNNNNNNNNNNNNNNNNNNNNNNNNNNNNNNNNNNNNNNNNNNNNNNNNNNNNNNNNNNNNNNNNNNNNNNNNNNNNNNNNNNNNNNNNNNNNNNNNNNNNNNNNNNNNNNNNNNNNNNNNNNNNNNNNNNNNNNNNNNNNNNNNNNNNNNNNNNNNNNNNNNNNNNNNNNNNNNNNNNNNNNNNNNNNNNNNNNNNNNNNNNNNNNNNNNNNNNNNNNNNNNNNNNNNNNNNNNNNNNNNNNNNNNNNNNNNNNNNNNNNNNNNNNNNNNNNNNNNNNNNNNNNNNNNNNNNNNNNNNNNNNNNNNNNNNNNNNNNNNNNNNNNNNNNNNNNNNNNNNNNNNNNNNNNNNNNNNNNNNNNNNNNNNNNNNNNNNNNNNNNNNNNNNNNNNNNNNNNNNNNNNNNNNNNNNNNNNNNNNNNNNNNNNNNNNNNNNNNNNNNNNNNNNNNNNNNNNNNNNNNNNNNNNNNNNNNNNNNNNNNNNNNNNNNNNNNNNNNNNNNNNNNNNNNNNNNNNNNNNNNNNNNNNNNNNNNNNNNNNNNNNNNNNNNNNNNNNNNNNNNNNNNNNNNNNNNNNNNNNNNNNNNNNNNNNNNNNNNNNNNNNNNNNNNNNNNNNNNNNNNNNNNNNNNNNNNNNNNNNNNNNNNNNNNNNNNNNNNNNNNNNNNNNNNNNNNNNNNNNNNNNNNNNNNNctatttctgttcttgcttcattactgttacaatcattcagtttcatttgcatttagttcttggttcttgtagtttattttctgcattttacatttccatcttaggattgttagtgacaagcaatctttacatttgtcttaacttagattcatatgcacatcttaactgttcacaaacactcatttaggattgatacctcttatactgcaacagcataaggggaattgaaacacccatccatcattccattcatatctcaccattgcatacattcatcatcattcaccacacacAATATTCTTGTTTCACCGGTTCGCGAATGTTACAAGTTTGCTGAGAATATGTTGTGTGTACATTCAAACAAAAAGTAAGTTGTGTGgtactttaaaacaaaaaggttttgaatgattattcatTGGAATAAAATGAAGAAGGAGACGAGAAAGAGGTAGAATAAGAGTATAATTAACGAAGACGCGGATTGtgaaagtaacgatgacaactACCATGTAAAATTGACAATGAAGATGAcgagaaagaatatgaataataaataaaaaaaaacacgaagacATAAGTGGTGGGGTTCAATTGAATATGATAAAGCAAAATTGGTTCATGATTGGTTTGATCAGATTTGATTATtaaacacaactgattttttttttaaattgtgtatttgaaataaaattattgttttgatagtaattaaaatttaaataagataatatttcttatcattagttgtatataatttcatctaaatatatcaaataaacctaGGCATAATGTTGGTTCAAAATGtattatctatctatatatacatttttgaagtacattttgggttctaccatTTAGATttaacttatttacaaaaaataatctttaaaaaattacataaaataacCATTATTAAAATATGGCAAATCAAAATAGATTCCTAAAATAATATGTCTATAACATCGCATTTATAATGATGTCGAgatgttttccaaaaaaaaatatgatcatgttGAGATTTTGGTTATTTGGTATTGATTTTACAATATTCAGTTAAGCATGAAATAAGGCGTATAGTAATACATACATACGGCAATTTAGGAGTATATTCCTTATCTATATTCTAAATCATAATTGTACTTTCCAAAATATAAAGCTTGCTCGCCAATTTTTACAACTATCAAACCTAATTCCATGTTACTATATAAATAACCTTAAGACCAAAAATGCACAAACTCATAAGAAACTTTACCTTTCAAACAATCCTCATGCCTTCAATGGACAAATCTTTTTActctatattattttgtttctgcaATATAGGTCATTGCTACTTTTTACACTCAACTAATTATTAACATATTCTTTTTCCTATTTTACAACAGGTGAAGAAAGGTACGTGAGACGAAGGTTAAtatcaaacaaacaattttttttaaggtacGTTGATTTAGATTTTGGGGAACTAAAAGTATTTGAAcacatatgtttcttttttttaacacaagtCCCTTGCATGATTGTACTCTAaattggtttcatgttttctttgtagGTAAgtggagaaaaaggaaaagagacaaagaagagataaatttaaatattgtatcgatttttcttttaaaataatcttattttctgtACATTTGTCTAATTTTACTAACAAATTCCAAGgtaatttataattaagaaatttataataaattgtgcgattttaattattgaatcctaATACTTTTGTCTAATTGAATCCTAAGGTAACCACTGACGTGAAGCTTTAAATGTGACATTGAATCCTAATACTTTTGTCTAAATGTGATCGCCTGGTAACATTTTGTGTTTAACctttttagttttgcttatgtaaattttaatttataatcttaatcttacaaaaagtatacaaaaataaataagtgacATATGGTAAATCGACCAAAATCAGTAAAGTTTATTCCCATACATTATCTTGACTTAAttgctattttattttataattaagaaatattttattgttttatttaagaaacaaaaataatatcagcctaaagtatatattaatatttttgtagttgtttccatatcttaaatataaatatatttacaatgtCTTAGGCGTGAACTATTATTGTGGCAAATTTGAGTTTAATTAGTACTTTTATctttccaaaataaatatatataaaagttataaaaaattattccaTGGTGTTAAATcttagtatatatacattttccaagtacatttagcaaataaatcatgaacttgccacctatttacaagactgccattAGGAAAAAATCGGATCGGGTCAAAGAAAATACGCGGACCTTTTATGGGTCGTGTAAACCTAATGAAAAAATTATCTTCTTCTGCCGTCATCGTTGTCGAAACCATTTgcagagattttgtttttctttgtgcTTCCTTTCTCGAGATATACTTCCCTCATCATGAGAGCGTATCATTGTcgcaaaaaaatattataggaGAAGGTCATCAAAGGTATTTAGAGAAAAGATTAAGGAGAGAACTGGATATATCTTCAAAGAGAGAATTGGTTTAGTCGATGAATTGGGGGAGAAATGGGAAGACGAGATATGCGATTCAGAATCAGAAGAGAAAATGAGGGATTCAGACACGAACGAAGCTGGAAAGAATCGACCAGTTCTTGAGACAAGTGATGGCaaggggaaaaataaaaagagagataagaagaggaagaagaagagtgatgatttcaacaaatttttatggttccATGAACAAGACAAAGAAGGTAACTCTCTATTTCTTAGTAGAATTTATATTGAGGTAACTTTGCAATGTACGTCTTGGGTTTAATTGGTGTCACTGTCGTCCCTAGGAATTAGGCAAGAAGAGAATAATTTTGATTAACTTCGTGCAAAAAACCAGAGACTCTTGCGAAGTATGTGATACTCTCCAAACATTTTTCCATGTTCATTGCAACGTTTTGCAATGAACTAACAATTGTCTTTGGATTGGTGTTGTTGGTATGTGTTGCTCTTTTTAGGATAGAAAGTAGAGATGCGGTCTTCCGTTATGTTTACCAGTAAAGGGATAATCCCAATGCTCTTGGTAGAGCCGACGGGAGCAGACTCTGTGTATTGACAACATACGGCATTACCCTGGTAAGTTAAAGTTTTGTTCTGAAATGTTTACGATTATTAGGTGTAGgcgttttgttttttagtttcaaaatttaGTTTCATTTCATACTCAATCCAAACAGCTCATCAATCACTTTTGGTTAATTTCGTTTCAGTTTTGTTCTGTGATTTGCTAACAATTTGTGTTTCCTCTATATATGCTGCCTCGGTTTGCAACAGGAGCTTCTTTTATCCCGGATTGCATATACTTCAGCGAGAGATTCCGACTTGCAACAGTGAATTCTTCTTTCTACTTTTTGACCTCTCATATTAGTTTGTTgtagaaaaaatgatatcaGTATATATTAACTGTGCCAATATGTTGCATCGTTAGCAAGGCCTCTTATCTATTGCCATGGCAAGTATGTGATTAGGTATAAAACCTTGATTAGCttgatctttaaatatattaggccaggttttttaaaataagttgaTAAGATATGCTACATAAATGTTTTGATAATGGTGCTTGTGTGATTGTTTCCATTTTCAATAAGCGGGTCCTTTCTCTCATATTCATCTCTACTTATGTGTGTGCACCTATGTTGTAGTATATTAGCGAGAAGAACTTTATTTGATATTATCAACTCAACTTTTACAATTGCAggttattagatatatataggtTACTACTCCATCTGATGGATTCAGTAACCGGTTACCTCGATCCTCCGTTAAAGACATTCAGTATTTCAGGACTTGGAGGACACACAAGAACAAGCATGACTCCGTTGTGCGTCTTAAACATCTCCCCATCGGAATCGTAGCTCAGGCCGTCGAGGATCGTTCGCAGCATAAGAATCGTGCTTCTGCTCTGAATCAACTGAGTCTTCTTTTTCTCGCTATTAAGTATAGGGAGTTATtcaagaagaaagcaaaaaaatttacattatacTTGATGGAATAATGCAGAGCCTTATAGAATATAGGgttaacataataaataaattaaatttagtatTTCTAAATAAAAGTATAGCCCATATCTAGTATACAAATTAATAAGAATCTGCATATTAGACGCTATAGTGTTCAGTGGTTCTTCAGACTTCAGTTATGAATGAAACTCAGATTTACTAGCAAAGATGGTCCAAAAAGTCATGAACTTATGTTTGAACCTTCCTCTTGGGGAAACTGATTATTTGTTTacacattaaaattaaaaacttatgcATTGGGTTTCCAGTTTTCTTGATCGCCAACAACATTTCTTATGTCTTTTAAAGCATACAAaggaaatattattttatcatattttatttttcgtaatgtatttttgttagaaatatatCTCACATCGGAAATCATTTCGTCGAAGAAGctaatgtaaaatgtaaatagtaGACAAATTAGTCTGAAATCATACTGATTTAATTTGTTGCAAACTCTCCAACAGCGCCCAGTGGGACTTGATGCAATTGtgattctttcttattttatttttaaataattgttttattaactttcattttcatttgtattttattagtttgtgaCTTTTTGTCATGGACATATGTAATTCCAACTTAAAGGTGATACTATCAAGAGAGAGAATGAACATTGACGAAATCAGCATGAGATTAAGGACAATGACGGTTCCTGCCAGGTCCCCCAAAGTACAAGTGGGGTTCTTCTTTATATGTTTTCCGGTAGAGCTTTGTAGAGTAACAATTTTTCTCATCAACGTATTCGGATAGATATTTTGGGTACTTGATCTGCAAGGAATTGTCCTTGATTCTAAGGTTGGTGTGGTAACAAGCTTCGCCATAAAGGTAATTTGCCCATTGTCCGCTCCCCATTGAAGTTTCTGTGTGTGGCTTCTTCCCTATGTTAGGGCTATGGACTTCTCCACCCCACTGCACAGCAGGTGCTCTGTATTTGAGGCTGTTAAACAGTGTACCCGGCCAATAACCCATTACGTTGTTTCCGCAAGTCAACCACCAATTCCCACTCTTTGGATCCTGCAAATTAATACCGTCGACGGTGAAACATTATTGGGGCATTCACCAAGACAAATTTACGAAAAGTGTGTCAATATGTTTTAATCATGTGAGGGACTTTTAAAAACTAGAAAATGTTACCAGGAACACGCTAACGGTGATGAAATATTGCTCGTGCGAGGAACTCGAAACAGGTTCAATGGCTGCACCAAGGGCAAAACTTTTAGTTGTTTGCACAAAACCCGCGCATAAGAGGTTGATGCACCCTGTGCTTTTGTATCCATCTTTCTGCAAATCCAAATAGATCAAAGAGTAGTTATAAACTCACATAAGGGATTTAAAAATGTTTCAAAGttggtaaatatttttataggTGTTACTCACAGTCCATGAGATGAAGAG is from Camelina sativa cultivar DH55 chromosome 20, Cs, whole genome shotgun sequence and encodes:
- the LOC104771070 gene encoding uncharacterized protein LOC104771070; amino-acid sequence: MQARFELDEDWQRISVIHQMGHLWRSHKSVTVKAINLAANNQERMNLRPPNIGPVDWQKFVKLKTSAAFKAVSEKYKAKRKNQIPHTTSRKGISRLTEEMKAESEDPSSVTRLDVWIKSRTKKDGTPVDTNAADLIQKAAEIGGSDAPAFLTNPDEDHLAKLLGPDNSGRLRAMGRGMSKTKLACLQMQSKCMAEMEERQVKLVKQVNALESELGRIKNQRPEAEMDENSAARVTYSYFFSYQLSDSS